The Paenibacillus sp. YPG26 genome includes a window with the following:
- a CDS encoding EcsC family protein yields MSNPTPFGPNSETQEDLRGMLKEIESWEKSQKDLWFWEKIGRLPFMLLDRLTPKVVQKKLGQAIDELGSFVQTGGQYLVSESSVLSKLRNEAVSEAAVRGPQPDLEDPLTLESASRLPIAVMNKTSEGLVQSRAAFATAQGATTGFGGIFTLAIDIPAILGLSLKMIQEIAITYGYDPKEKLERIFVIKCLQFASADIVGKKAVLEDLSDFGNENRQRDSLSQLQGWREVIASYRDNFGWKKLFQLVPIAGALFGAIINRGTLQDVAEAATMLYRKRRILERLRELEA; encoded by the coding sequence ATGTCAAACCCTACGCCCTTTGGGCCAAATTCGGAGACACAAGAAGATTTGAGAGGCATGCTTAAAGAAATAGAGTCTTGGGAGAAAAGCCAGAAGGACCTCTGGTTCTGGGAGAAAATCGGCCGTCTTCCCTTTATGCTCCTGGATCGCCTTACTCCCAAGGTCGTCCAGAAGAAGCTGGGACAAGCTATTGATGAGCTGGGCAGCTTCGTCCAGACCGGCGGACAATACCTGGTATCCGAGTCTTCCGTGCTGAGCAAGCTTCGGAATGAAGCGGTCTCAGAAGCTGCAGTGAGAGGCCCGCAACCAGATCTGGAAGACCCGCTAACTCTTGAGTCTGCCAGCCGCCTGCCTATTGCGGTTATGAACAAAACCTCTGAAGGACTGGTACAGAGCCGGGCTGCCTTCGCCACCGCACAGGGGGCAACGACCGGATTTGGGGGAATATTTACCCTGGCCATTGATATCCCCGCCATTCTTGGCCTGTCCCTGAAGATGATTCAAGAGATTGCCATAACTTACGGTTATGATCCCAAGGAGAAGCTGGAGCGTATCTTTGTCATTAAATGTCTTCAGTTCGCTTCGGCCGATATTGTCGGCAAAAAGGCGGTGCTTGAGGACCTGTCCGACTTCGGCAACGAGAACCGCCAGCGGGATTCTCTCTCCCAGCTGCAAGGCTGGCGTGAGGTCATTGCCTCTTACCGCGACAACTTCGGATGGAAGAAGCTGTTCCAGCTTGTCCCCATCGCCGGAGCGCTCTTTGGCGCTATCATCAACCGGGGAACACTTCAGGATGTGGCCGAAGCAGCTACCATGCTCTACCGGAAGCGGCGGATTCTTGAACGCCTGCGAGAGCTGGAAGCTTAG
- a CDS encoding sigma-70 family RNA polymerase sigma factor has translation MEQTQWEYMIHIDQMNPSDLHDLMNAYGQDVWNLAFILTRRRDLADDIVQDVFLKAYSSIHTFRGHSAIKTWLLSITRNTSVNYLRSAFIRKVTLLEWIATKESSPSAEQKVMEHTYSSQIWETVMKLPIKLREVLILHGKYEMTTKEIAAMLQLSEGTVKSRLSRARSRMAAYRKESALYE, from the coding sequence GTGGAACAAACACAGTGGGAATATATGATTCATATTGATCAGATGAATCCTTCGGATCTTCATGATCTCATGAATGCCTATGGTCAGGATGTATGGAATCTGGCTTTTATTCTGACCCGCAGACGCGATCTAGCGGACGATATTGTCCAAGATGTTTTTCTAAAGGCGTATTCTTCGATCCATACGTTTCGCGGACATTCGGCTATCAAGACCTGGCTCCTGTCCATTACCCGCAACACATCTGTGAATTACTTAAGATCCGCATTTATTAGGAAAGTCACCCTGTTAGAGTGGATCGCAACTAAGGAATCCTCTCCCTCGGCAGAGCAGAAAGTGATGGAGCACACCTACTCATCACAGATTTGGGAGACCGTGATGAAGCTGCCGATCAAGCTGAGAGAGGTCCTGATTCTCCATGGGAAATATGAAATGACCACTAAGGAGATCGCCGCCATGCTCCAGTTATCCGAAGGTACCGTCAAGTCGCGATTATCCAGAGCCCGCAGCCGGATGGCCGCGTACCGAAAGGAGAGTGCTCTCTATGAGTAG
- a CDS encoding outer membrane protein assembly factor BamE, whose amino-acid sequence MSRETDELYNQLKQGPFPHRTFTVDHMNHITNEAAKQNKRSSPVKSRLVWAAAAFVLIISIGTFYAYLKENPAGKEVVATPPIIKPEIQEPASDIPLKPDRPSGQLGEQLPFTAEMVDSITIKASGTEAEIAVPKSRYTVIADGLYWENLSIAKADLASPDQKQVRIRIHTSKGIYSVPYSLDSNTYQLGSARYYADDQVLRLMSGLLEPDTDLAKVERLSAKAQEEVDRGEMKSNDKLTYKAERFNIDGKDTAGWLSQIALQSISYTFSKAYYDALTQRVRHVLYYKETGIFASASEVIFLNKNVQTPDGIQVGLTKQQVQSKLGKPNMETDSRWDYRVGDSLKFHLYFENNKVAFISLTLPA is encoded by the coding sequence ATGAGTAGAGAAACCGATGAGCTGTATAATCAATTGAAGCAGGGGCCTTTTCCGCACCGTACGTTCACTGTCGACCATATGAACCACATCACCAATGAAGCCGCCAAGCAGAACAAGCGATCATCTCCTGTTAAATCCAGACTAGTCTGGGCAGCGGCCGCTTTTGTTCTCATTATCAGTATTGGAACTTTCTATGCGTACTTAAAGGAAAATCCGGCCGGTAAAGAGGTTGTTGCGACTCCCCCTATTATCAAGCCTGAGATTCAAGAACCCGCGAGTGACATTCCCCTGAAGCCTGACAGACCAAGCGGGCAGTTGGGCGAACAGCTTCCTTTCACAGCTGAAATGGTGGACTCTATTACGATTAAAGCCTCTGGTACAGAAGCTGAAATTGCCGTTCCGAAGTCACGCTACACTGTGATCGCTGACGGATTATATTGGGAGAACCTTTCCATCGCCAAAGCAGACCTCGCCTCCCCTGACCAGAAGCAGGTGCGAATCCGAATCCATACCTCCAAAGGGATCTACAGTGTACCCTACAGCCTGGACAGCAACACTTATCAGCTTGGAAGCGCCCGTTATTACGCGGATGACCAAGTGCTGCGCTTGATGTCGGGGCTGCTGGAACCGGACACAGATCTGGCGAAGGTTGAACGACTCTCGGCTAAAGCGCAGGAGGAAGTGGACAGGGGCGAAATGAAGAGCAATGACAAGCTCACATATAAGGCAGAGCGGTTCAATATTGACGGAAAGGATACCGCCGGCTGGCTTAGTCAGATTGCACTTCAATCGATAAGCTACACTTTCTCGAAGGCATATTACGACGCCCTCACTCAACGTGTGAGACATGTACTCTATTACAAGGAGACCGGCATCTTCGCTTCGGCAAGCGAGGTCATATTTCTGAATAAGAACGTCCAGACTCCGGATGGGATCCAGGTTGGTCTAACCAAGCAGCAGGTACAGTCGAAGCTCGGCAAGCCCAATATGGAGACCGATTCCCGGTGGGATTACCGCGTAGGCGACTCTTTAAAGTTCCATCTCTATTTCGAAAATAACAAGGTAGCCTTCATCTCCCTGACCCTGCCTGCTTAA
- a CDS encoding efflux RND transporter periplasmic adaptor subunit produces the protein MIVRLYTKKRAAKWMITAACLALTTTAAGCSSASPVEQAQVQAGIPKVKVEPIKLHSMGAPLEQIADVNASVQVGVIAQGSGTITEILKNNGDKVTKGQVIARISAGTAHISVVTAEASVSSAERALQSAQLELESNRAQLARTISGYEKQMKEAIRANNEELYNTTRDNLESSKEQLKFLESKSSVPAAKSQLETAKVSLAQAKANLEAYNITAPSSGTLAELAITVGASVTQGSKVCLVLNANQITIQAELSEDSAERVRGKKKVRVYYADQPKVGREIRVAYLSGAPSTTTRLYTLQLTADNKDAFFVPGSRVQVQLTTEEEENVLAVPTGSIVRDGNNTYVFVLKGDKAQRVQIELGRLGGMYQEILGVSAGDKLIVSGQHTLKDGEKVQTQ, from the coding sequence ATGATCGTGAGATTATATACGAAGAAGCGCGCAGCCAAATGGATGATAACAGCCGCGTGTCTGGCACTAACGACAACAGCTGCTGGCTGCAGCTCAGCATCGCCTGTGGAGCAGGCACAGGTTCAAGCCGGAATACCCAAAGTTAAGGTGGAGCCAATTAAGCTGCATTCCATGGGAGCACCTCTTGAGCAGATCGCCGATGTGAATGCTTCCGTGCAGGTCGGCGTCATTGCTCAGGGATCTGGAACGATTACAGAAATACTTAAGAACAATGGGGACAAGGTAACGAAGGGTCAGGTTATTGCCCGCATCTCTGCCGGGACTGCCCACATCTCTGTGGTTACAGCCGAGGCCTCGGTATCAAGCGCGGAGAGAGCGCTGCAGTCCGCTCAATTAGAACTGGAATCGAACCGGGCACAGCTGGCGCGTACTATAAGCGGTTATGAGAAGCAGATGAAGGAAGCAATCCGGGCAAATAATGAAGAGCTGTACAACACCACCAGAGACAATCTGGAATCCTCGAAAGAGCAGCTGAAGTTCCTTGAATCCAAAAGCTCGGTACCTGCTGCCAAATCTCAGCTGGAGACGGCTAAAGTATCTTTGGCTCAGGCCAAAGCGAATCTGGAGGCTTACAATATTACAGCCCCGTCCAGTGGAACGTTGGCTGAGCTTGCCATTACCGTAGGAGCCAGCGTGACACAGGGAAGCAAGGTCTGCTTGGTTCTAAATGCGAATCAAATAACGATTCAAGCTGAGCTTAGCGAGGATTCAGCCGAACGGGTCAGGGGGAAGAAGAAAGTCCGGGTCTATTATGCCGACCAGCCGAAGGTTGGCCGGGAGATCCGTGTTGCTTATCTTTCCGGGGCTCCAAGCACGACTACCCGGCTGTATACACTTCAGCTGACAGCGGATAATAAGGACGCCTTTTTTGTCCCAGGCTCTCGAGTACAGGTTCAGCTAACTACGGAGGAGGAAGAGAACGTTCTTGCTGTTCCTACGGGCAGCATCGTGCGTGACGGGAACAACACTTATGTATTTGTGCTGAAGGGGGACAAGGCTCAGCGGGTACAGATCGAGCTGGGGAGACTGGGCGGAATGTATCAGGAAATTCTGGGCGTCTCTGCGGGGGATAAGCTGATTGTGTCAGGCCAGCATACGCTGAAGGACGGGGAGAAGGTCCAGACCCAGTAA
- a CDS encoding efflux RND transporter permease subunit, giving the protein MKGIIQFSMNKASAMLIMIAILFGAGLYSAGSLKLENMPDVSFPLVVVSTAYSASPEDVMSQVSKPIEDKIANVEGIETLSSTSSDTGSQVMVKFTQGVDIDKKKQDLESLIQGVPLPMEASRPIVSTFGFASIPAYYLAVHADQGMSQSDLDNLYKSELKPGFASIKGVDHIDTIGARSTSLDIELKANALNAYGLAPADVTAAIQASLASGTVGTIKLEGNTQMVRVTGELDSIYNLSRLELVSSQGQTLMLKDLAEIKAVTESEFISRVDGKPAIGINLYKTQPANAVEFSDETNSLLEQWEAAHPGITFKKVYDSADEVRDSISGLLREGIIGVGLASLIILLFLRNLRMTAIVLVSIPLSILITFMMMHYLGLTLNVMSLGGIFISVGRIVDDSIVVIENIYSNLQKAKERNQSVLLLAVSQVSMAITSSTLVTVGVFLPIAFVSGVIGEFFRPFALTVACALMASLLVALTVIPLMAKLMVLRGVHLGSHSEEETGKTAAYYEKVLTWCLNHRFMTLLFSAIVFVATLFITIPNLAVNNLSDSEAGRQLSFTIKLPYNTSIESADAHSKQIETMLKQAKDDKGKPLYNFTESLVGYGGTDKQLPYMVQINTELNEDAQPKTVKEQYKTLILAELPRGTEVTTDSLDGGGGFSTTDFSYVLSGDNQKMLEQAAAQVKDKIKDFPELKNVKDTLGDAKTQVVATVSQTKAKRFGLSTSAIQNTVRTWIEQTELGSIRFDNILYTVEVQLSSADKDSIEQLGKIPLRSSSGDIVYLNEVAKIEKVAAPIALQREKQKQVVSITAAIDSPDKAAVSSKVAAALSSIELPEGVASSTGGVTDEIAKNFSQLFVSMGAAIAIVYLIMVLCFGNASTPFAILFSLPLAVIGGLLGLLISNEAINITSLIGFMMLIGIVVTNAIVLLDRAQQLTKDGYSVRSALLEAGRVRLRPIIMTAAATIVAMIPLALGMSHGTLISKGLAVVVIGGLTTSTILTLVVVPVIYELLDSIRKRLSRKSSFGKGHESGEEKSLDM; this is encoded by the coding sequence TTGAAAGGCATTATACAATTCTCCATGAATAAGGCTTCGGCTATGCTGATTATGATTGCTATTTTGTTCGGGGCGGGTTTGTATTCTGCGGGCTCGCTTAAGCTGGAAAATATGCCGGATGTATCTTTTCCGCTAGTGGTGGTATCTACAGCGTATTCCGCTTCTCCGGAAGATGTAATGAGTCAGGTATCCAAGCCTATTGAAGACAAGATTGCCAATGTTGAGGGAATAGAGACGCTTAGCTCGACCTCAAGCGATACAGGATCACAAGTTATGGTGAAGTTCACCCAAGGTGTGGATATTGACAAGAAGAAACAGGATCTGGAGAGCTTGATTCAGGGGGTTCCGCTTCCTATGGAAGCTTCAAGGCCAATCGTGTCAACGTTCGGTTTTGCTTCAATCCCTGCATATTATTTAGCTGTGCATGCGGATCAGGGAATGAGCCAATCAGACCTGGATAACTTGTATAAAAGCGAGCTGAAGCCCGGTTTCGCCTCCATAAAGGGAGTCGACCATATCGATACGATCGGGGCCCGAAGCACCTCGCTCGATATTGAGTTGAAGGCCAATGCGCTAAATGCTTATGGACTTGCACCTGCGGACGTCACCGCCGCCATTCAGGCCTCACTGGCCTCCGGCACGGTAGGAACCATCAAGCTGGAAGGGAATACCCAGATGGTCAGGGTTACCGGAGAACTTGATAGTATCTACAATCTGAGCCGTCTTGAACTGGTATCCAGTCAAGGACAGACGCTTATGCTCAAGGATCTGGCGGAGATCAAGGCGGTAACGGAATCGGAGTTCATCTCCCGCGTTGACGGCAAGCCTGCAATCGGAATTAATCTGTATAAAACCCAGCCCGCGAACGCGGTGGAGTTCTCTGATGAGACGAACAGCCTGCTGGAGCAATGGGAGGCAGCTCATCCGGGCATCACCTTCAAGAAGGTATATGACAGTGCGGACGAGGTCCGGGATTCTATCAGCGGCCTGCTGCGTGAGGGGATTATTGGGGTCGGGCTGGCATCTCTGATCATCCTGCTGTTCCTGCGCAACTTAAGAATGACAGCGATCGTGCTGGTGTCCATTCCTCTTTCGATTCTGATTACATTTATGATGATGCATTATCTCGGGCTTACGTTAAATGTCATGTCACTTGGAGGGATATTCATTTCGGTTGGCCGGATTGTGGATGACAGCATCGTAGTTATTGAGAACATTTATTCGAATCTGCAAAAAGCCAAGGAGAGAAATCAGTCGGTTCTTCTCTTGGCTGTAAGTCAGGTCTCCATGGCGATAACCTCCTCCACGCTGGTCACCGTAGGCGTATTTCTTCCAATTGCATTTGTCAGTGGAGTAATTGGTGAGTTTTTCCGGCCTTTTGCCCTGACCGTAGCGTGTGCCCTAATGGCCTCGCTGTTGGTGGCGCTGACAGTAATTCCTCTGATGGCCAAGCTGATGGTGCTGCGGGGAGTCCATCTGGGGTCGCATAGCGAGGAAGAGACAGGCAAGACGGCTGCCTATTATGAGAAGGTTCTGACCTGGTGTCTGAATCATCGCTTCATGACACTGTTATTCTCCGCCATTGTATTCGTGGCGACCCTATTCATTACCATTCCGAACTTGGCTGTAAATAACTTATCTGACAGTGAAGCCGGACGCCAGCTGAGCTTCACGATCAAGCTGCCGTATAACACCTCAATTGAGAGCGCGGACGCCCATTCCAAGCAAATTGAGACTATGCTCAAACAGGCGAAAGACGATAAGGGGAAGCCGCTCTATAATTTCACCGAATCGCTTGTAGGTTATGGAGGAACGGATAAGCAGCTTCCCTATATGGTGCAGATTAATACAGAGCTGAATGAGGACGCTCAGCCCAAGACGGTCAAGGAGCAGTACAAGACTCTGATTCTAGCCGAGCTTCCCAGAGGAACAGAGGTCACTACGGATTCCTTAGACGGCGGAGGCGGATTCAGCACAACAGACTTCTCCTATGTTCTCTCCGGGGATAATCAGAAGATGTTGGAGCAGGCGGCTGCCCAGGTGAAGGACAAGATCAAAGACTTCCCTGAGCTGAAAAATGTCAAGGATACGCTTGGAGATGCCAAAACCCAGGTTGTCGCCACCGTGTCGCAGACTAAAGCGAAGAGGTTCGGACTTAGTACATCGGCCATTCAGAATACGGTCCGCACCTGGATTGAACAGACGGAGTTGGGCAGCATCCGGTTCGACAATATTCTGTATACCGTAGAGGTTCAGCTCTCCTCAGCGGACAAGGATTCCATAGAGCAGCTGGGCAAAATCCCACTGCGCTCCTCCTCAGGAGACATTGTATATCTGAATGAGGTGGCCAAAATTGAAAAGGTGGCTGCACCGATCGCGCTGCAGCGGGAGAAGCAGAAGCAGGTTGTCAGCATTACAGCAGCCATCGACTCTCCGGATAAAGCCGCGGTCAGCTCCAAGGTTGCGGCCGCACTGAGCAGCATTGAGCTTCCCGAGGGAGTAGCTTCCAGCACGGGAGGGGTAACCGACGAAATCGCCAAGAACTTTAGTCAGCTGTTCGTCTCCATGGGCGCTGCAATAGCCATCGTATACTTGATTATGGTGCTCTGCTTCGGGAATGCCAGCACGCCTTTTGCCATTCTGTTCTCCCTGCCTCTTGCTGTAATCGGGGGACTGCTTGGCCTGCTGATATCCAATGAAGCGATTAATATTACCTCGTTAATCGGCTTCATGATGCTGATCGGGATCGTAGTCACCAATGCGATTGTTCTTCTTGACCGGGCACAGCAATTAACCAAAGACGGGTACAGCGTCAGAAGTGCGCTGCTCGAGGCCGGCAGGGTCAGACTTCGTCCAATTATTATGACCGCTGCGGCCACTATTGTCGCCATGATTCCACTGGCTCTAGGTATGTCTCATGGAACACTCATTTCCAAAGGGCTTGCGGTGGTTGTCATCGGAGGATTAACGACTTCTACGATTCTGACACTCGTTGTGGTTCCGGTTATCTACGAGCTGCTCGATTCGATCAGGAAGAGGTTGTCCCGAAAGTCTTCATTTGGCAAGGGACATGAGTCTGGAGAAGAGAAGAGCCTGGATATGTAA
- a CDS encoding glycosyl hydrolase family 65 protein, giving the protein MKMRSYEHPEPLYPYADWSLSEDHYDEMNNQRSESLFATGNGYIGMRGNFEEGFHGSEGTSVTGNYLNGFYDSEPIVYPEGAYGYPSRNQAMLNVTNAQIIQLFVEGEQFHLNRGTILSFKRELDMKRGYLLREVDWESPAGHQVRIRIRRLVPLAHKHLAAVDYEVTALNFEGTVTLSSTMDGKIAQQEATDDPRLGGGTALPSLILQSMEHNENFSVMEQRTRHTKFALVTAMSHLVSSNSNVEVAEKKEEERLTVEYAVPLLKGDSTSLTKYISYHTSKDYPEAELFERTVQVLGMAGETGFEALLQEQAAFLEAFWRHADVEIHGDPALQQGIRFNAFQLLQSVGRDGLTNIGAKGLTGEGYEGHYFWDTEMYMLPFFTYTQPQISRSLLEFRYATLEKARERASVMSQKGALYPWRTIDGEENSSYFPAGTAQAHINADIAYGIKQYVLATGDMEFLVTKGAEILFETSRFWVDLGHFNPAKGGAFCIDGVTGPDEYTAIVNNNAYTNLMVQDQLNYAYQTAELLRNEYPDQYEQLSSRINLTDEEMKVWLEAANKMFVPYDDELGIYAQDDTFLNKQKWDFENTPADKYPLLLHFHPLVIYRHQVLKQADLVLAMFLLGDKFTREEKVRNYNYYEPLTTHDSSLSPCIHSILSAEIGELESAYAYFDRTVRMDLDDINQNAKDGLHTAAMAGSWMSIVNGFGGMRLIDGNLEFNPVLPAQWESYRFKIVNKGALLDILVNGEGVQYTLLEGETLTVKHRGKSLVLAGNEPVRM; this is encoded by the coding sequence ATGAAGATGAGATCATACGAACACCCGGAGCCGCTGTATCCTTATGCGGACTGGAGCCTGTCCGAGGACCACTATGATGAGATGAACAACCAGAGAAGCGAGAGCCTGTTCGCCACGGGTAACGGTTATATCGGGATGCGAGGGAACTTCGAAGAAGGCTTCCATGGCAGTGAAGGAACCTCGGTAACAGGGAACTATCTAAATGGATTCTATGATTCCGAACCGATTGTATATCCTGAGGGGGCCTACGGCTATCCTTCACGCAACCAGGCGATGCTGAATGTCACCAATGCCCAGATTATTCAGCTTTTCGTGGAGGGAGAGCAATTCCACCTTAATAGAGGCACAATTCTTAGCTTTAAGCGAGAGCTGGATATGAAAAGGGGCTACCTGCTAAGAGAGGTAGACTGGGAGTCCCCGGCTGGGCATCAGGTACGGATCCGAATCCGCAGACTGGTGCCGCTTGCACATAAGCATTTGGCAGCCGTGGATTATGAGGTTACGGCGCTTAACTTTGAAGGAACGGTGACTTTATCTTCGACTATGGATGGCAAGATTGCGCAGCAGGAGGCGACGGATGATCCGCGTCTGGGCGGGGGCACTGCGCTGCCGAGCTTGATACTGCAAAGTATGGAGCACAATGAGAATTTCTCGGTCATGGAGCAGCGTACACGGCATACGAAGTTTGCGTTAGTCACGGCGATGAGCCACTTGGTAAGCTCAAATTCAAATGTTGAAGTGGCCGAGAAGAAGGAAGAGGAGCGTCTTACGGTGGAGTATGCGGTTCCCCTGCTCAAGGGGGACAGCACTTCCCTAACGAAGTACATTTCTTACCATACATCGAAGGACTATCCGGAAGCCGAACTCTTTGAGCGGACAGTTCAGGTGCTTGGTATGGCGGGGGAGACCGGCTTTGAGGCCCTCCTTCAGGAACAGGCCGCCTTCTTGGAGGCGTTCTGGAGACATGCCGATGTGGAGATTCATGGCGATCCAGCTCTTCAGCAGGGGATTCGCTTCAATGCGTTCCAGCTGCTGCAGTCCGTGGGCCGCGATGGATTGACCAATATCGGGGCGAAGGGCTTAACCGGGGAAGGATATGAAGGGCATTATTTCTGGGATACGGAAATGTACATGCTTCCTTTTTTCACCTATACCCAGCCACAGATTAGCCGATCTCTGTTGGAGTTCCGGTATGCTACTCTGGAGAAGGCTAGGGAGCGGGCATCCGTGATGTCCCAGAAGGGAGCTCTCTATCCTTGGAGAACGATTGATGGAGAGGAGAATTCCTCCTACTTCCCGGCCGGGACTGCACAGGCGCACATTAATGCAGATATTGCTTATGGAATCAAGCAGTACGTACTCGCCACGGGAGATATGGAGTTTCTGGTTACGAAAGGTGCTGAGATCCTGTTCGAGACCTCACGCTTCTGGGTCGATCTGGGGCACTTCAATCCAGCCAAAGGTGGTGCTTTCTGTATTGACGGGGTAACGGGCCCGGACGAATATACAGCCATCGTGAATAATAATGCTTATACGAATCTCATGGTTCAGGATCAGCTGAACTATGCTTATCAGACTGCTGAGCTTCTGCGGAATGAATATCCCGATCAGTATGAACAGCTGTCCAGCCGTATTAACCTTACGGATGAGGAAATGAAGGTGTGGCTGGAGGCGGCGAACAAGATGTTCGTGCCTTATGATGATGAGCTGGGGATCTATGCCCAGGATGATACCTTCCTCAACAAGCAAAAGTGGGACTTCGAGAACACACCTGCGGACAAATATCCGCTGCTGCTGCATTTCCACCCGCTCGTCATCTATCGTCATCAGGTGCTGAAGCAGGCGGATCTGGTGCTTGCGATGTTCCTGCTCGGGGACAAGTTCACCAGGGAAGAGAAGGTTCGCAATTATAATTATTACGAGCCGCTCACAACTCATGACTCCTCCTTGTCGCCTTGCATACACAGCATTCTCTCCGCCGAGATCGGGGAATTGGAGAGTGCGTATGCTTACTTCGACCGCACGGTCCGAATGGATCTGGACGATATTAACCAAAATGCGAAGGATGGTCTGCATACCGCGGCGATGGCTGGCTCATGGATGTCAATTGTGAACGGATTCGGCGGAATGCGCCTGATTGACGGCAACTTAGAGTTCAATCCTGTGCTGCCCGCGCAGTGGGAGAGCTACCGCTTCAAGATCGTGAATAAGGGCGCATTGCTAGATATCCTCGTTAATGGGGAGGGTGTACAGTATACCCTTCTTGAAGGGGAGACGCTCACGGTTAAGCATAGGGGGAAGAGTCTTGTTCTGGCAGGGAATGAGCCGGTGAGAATGTGA
- a CDS encoding carbohydrate ABC transporter permease — translation MAFKKKRKRGKWIVNIVLGFICLIWLLPTLGLLISSFRPAADILQTGWWKVLPHQEWKAAGDSIKLPKDVDLRGPIEVNGKTYTDDQLKAGVEVDGSRLIWENRRARVISVEKQGWVTSTQLTLDNYNNVITGKEYTIKNADGSESTEKGTGLSQAFWNTLTIAVPATVIPVLIASFAAYAFAWLRFPGRKTLFVIIIAMLVIPIQVALIPVLKDYTSLGLNGSYLGIWLAHTAFGLPLVTYFMYNFISQLPKDLFESAFMDGANHFTIFSKLILPLSVPALASIGIFQFLWVWNDYLVSLIFIGNQPNVQVMSMKIADLVGSRGNDWHLLTSAAFISMLMPLAIFFLLQKYFVRGLMGGSVKG, via the coding sequence ATGGCCTTCAAGAAGAAAAGAAAACGCGGCAAATGGATCGTTAACATTGTACTGGGCTTCATCTGTCTGATCTGGCTGCTTCCTACCCTGGGACTCTTAATCTCGTCCTTCAGGCCTGCTGCTGATATCCTTCAGACAGGTTGGTGGAAGGTGCTGCCCCACCAAGAGTGGAAGGCAGCCGGGGATTCAATCAAACTGCCGAAGGATGTGGACCTTCGTGGTCCAATTGAGGTTAACGGCAAGACTTACACGGATGACCAGCTCAAAGCGGGGGTAGAAGTTGATGGCAGCCGGCTGATCTGGGAGAACCGCAGAGCCCGGGTCATCAGTGTCGAGAAGCAGGGCTGGGTAACCAGCACCCAGCTGACACTGGATAACTATAACAACGTGATTACAGGTAAGGAGTATACGATTAAGAATGCGGACGGAAGTGAATCGACGGAGAAGGGCACAGGCTTGTCCCAGGCTTTCTGGAACACACTGACCATTGCTGTACCCGCTACGGTAATTCCGGTGCTGATCGCTTCTTTTGCCGCCTATGCCTTCGCTTGGCTCCGGTTCCCGGGCCGCAAAACCCTGTTCGTCATTATTATTGCCATGCTGGTAATCCCGATTCAAGTAGCCTTGATCCCGGTGCTTAAGGATTACACCTCTCTGGGGCTGAACGGAAGTTACCTCGGCATCTGGCTGGCTCATACCGCCTTTGGTCTTCCGCTGGTGACCTATTTCATGTACAACTTTATCAGTCAGCTGCCAAAGGATCTGTTCGAATCGGCTTTTATGGATGGCGCGAACCATTTCACCATATTCAGCAAGCTCATTCTGCCGTTGTCTGTGCCAGCGCTGGCATCGATCGGGATCTTCCAATTCCTGTGGGTATGGAACGATTACCTCGTATCGCTGATCTTCATCGGCAACCAGCCGAATGTTCAGGTCATGTCCATGAAGATCGCAGACCTTGTAGGTTCAAGAGGCAACGACTGGCATTTGCTGACTTCGGCAGCCTTCATCTCCATGCTGATGCCGCTCGCAATTTTCTTCCTGCTGCAGAAGTATTTTGTCAGAGGCTTGATGGGCGGGTCGGTTAAGGGCTAG